One window of Cryobacterium arcticum genomic DNA carries:
- the glgX gene encoding glycogen debranching protein GlgX, whose amino-acid sequence METWPGSAYPLGATYDGSGTNFALFSEAAERVELCLFDENGAETPVEVRESSAFVWHCYLPEVQPGQRYGYRVHGEYNPSEGKRANPNKLLLDPYAKATCGVMDWDQALFSYNFGDPDSRNDEDSAPHMMLGVVVNPFFDWTGDRSPRTPYNETVIYEAHVKGLTQLQSEVPESQRGTYAAVAHPSVIEHLQKLGVTAIELMPVHQFVNDSTLQDQGLSNYWGYNTIGFFAPHNAYSSSGDLGQQVQEFKGMVKNLHAAGIEVILDVVYNHTAEGNHLGPTISFKGIDNAAYYRLMDDDGRYYMDYTGTGNTLNVRHPHALQLIMDSLRYWAIEMHVDGFRFDLASALARDLYDVDKLSTFFELVQQDPIVSQVKLIAEPWDVGPGGYQVGNFPPQWTEWNGKYRDTVRDFWRGEPSTLGEFASRISGSADLYEHSGRRPVASINFVTAHDGFTLNDLVSYNEKHNDANGEGNNDGESHNRSWNSGVEGPTDDDAIRTLRGRQQRNFIATTLLSQGVPMILHGDELGRTQHGNNNTYAQDSELSWIHWDEADVPLIEFTAAVVRLRKEHPTFRRSRFFDGHPGKRGEGDPLADIVWLNTDGEEMRAEDWDESRARTVGMFLNGQGIRERDSRGREVTDVNFILLFNADGEDVEFTLPSDEYSPAWEIVIDTGGEGADSLPRPAGAIHTVKGRSLVVLREYHEPEALPDHSVAASLASHPSPPTATLTLPVLPDPYAATEGHA is encoded by the coding sequence GTGGAAACCTGGCCCGGATCTGCCTACCCGCTCGGCGCGACCTATGACGGCAGCGGCACGAACTTCGCCCTGTTCAGCGAGGCCGCCGAGCGGGTGGAGCTGTGCCTGTTCGACGAGAACGGCGCCGAGACCCCCGTGGAGGTCCGCGAGTCCAGCGCCTTCGTCTGGCACTGCTACCTGCCGGAGGTGCAGCCGGGCCAGCGCTACGGCTACCGGGTGCACGGTGAGTACAACCCCAGCGAGGGCAAACGCGCCAACCCCAACAAGCTGCTGCTCGACCCATACGCCAAGGCCACCTGCGGCGTCATGGACTGGGACCAGGCCCTGTTCTCCTACAACTTCGGCGACCCGGACTCCCGCAACGACGAGGACTCCGCCCCGCACATGATGTTGGGCGTGGTCGTCAACCCGTTCTTCGACTGGACCGGCGACCGCTCGCCGCGCACCCCGTACAACGAGACGGTGATCTACGAGGCCCACGTCAAGGGTCTCACCCAGCTGCAGAGCGAGGTGCCGGAGTCCCAGCGCGGCACCTACGCGGCCGTCGCGCATCCGTCGGTCATCGAGCACCTGCAGAAGCTCGGCGTCACCGCCATCGAGCTGATGCCGGTGCACCAGTTCGTCAACGACTCCACCCTGCAGGACCAGGGCCTGAGCAACTACTGGGGCTACAACACCATCGGGTTCTTCGCCCCGCACAACGCGTACTCCTCCAGCGGCGACCTCGGCCAGCAGGTGCAGGAGTTCAAGGGCATGGTCAAGAACCTGCACGCCGCCGGCATCGAGGTCATCCTCGACGTGGTCTACAACCACACCGCTGAGGGCAACCACCTGGGCCCGACCATCTCGTTCAAGGGCATCGACAACGCCGCCTACTACCGTTTGATGGACGACGACGGCCGTTACTACATGGACTACACAGGAACCGGCAACACGCTCAACGTGCGCCACCCGCACGCCCTGCAGCTGATCATGGACTCGCTGCGCTACTGGGCCATCGAGATGCACGTCGACGGTTTCCGGTTCGACCTGGCCAGCGCCCTCGCCCGCGACCTGTACGACGTCGACAAGCTCTCCACTTTCTTCGAGCTCGTACAGCAGGACCCGATCGTCTCCCAGGTCAAGCTCATCGCCGAGCCCTGGGACGTCGGCCCCGGCGGATACCAGGTCGGCAACTTCCCGCCGCAGTGGACGGAGTGGAACGGGAAGTACCGCGACACCGTGCGCGACTTCTGGCGTGGCGAACCCTCCACCCTCGGCGAGTTCGCCTCGCGCATCTCCGGATCCGCCGACCTCTACGAGCACTCAGGCCGCCGCCCGGTCGCCTCGATCAACTTCGTCACCGCACACGACGGCTTCACCCTCAACGACCTGGTCTCCTACAACGAGAAGCACAACGACGCCAACGGTGAGGGCAACAACGACGGCGAGAGCCACAACCGGTCGTGGAACTCGGGCGTCGAGGGCCCCACCGACGACGACGCCATCCGCACCCTGCGCGGCCGCCAGCAGCGCAACTTCATCGCCACCACGCTGCTGTCCCAAGGCGTGCCGATGATCCTGCACGGTGACGAGCTCGGCCGCACCCAGCACGGCAACAACAACACCTACGCGCAGGACTCCGAGCTGAGCTGGATCCACTGGGACGAGGCCGATGTGCCTTTGATCGAGTTCACCGCCGCCGTGGTGCGCCTCCGCAAGGAACACCCCACCTTCCGCCGCAGCCGTTTCTTCGACGGCCACCCCGGCAAGCGTGGCGAGGGCGACCCGCTAGCGGACATCGTCTGGCTGAACACCGACGGCGAGGAGATGCGGGCGGAGGACTGGGACGAAAGCCGCGCCCGCACCGTGGGGATGTTCCTCAACGGCCAGGGCATCCGCGAGCGCGACTCGCGTGGCCGGGAGGTCACCGACGTCAACTTCATCCTGCTCTTCAACGCGGATGGCGAGGACGTCGAGTTCACCCTGCCCAGCGACGAGTACTCGCCGGCCTGGGAGATTGTGATCGACACCGGGGGAGAGGGCGCCGACTCGCTGCCCCGCCCGGCCGGTGCCATCCACACCGTGAAGGGACGCTCACTGGTCGTGCTCCGCGAGTACCACGAACCCGAGGCCCTGCCGGATCACTCCGTGGCCGCGTCGCTGGCGAGCCACCCGTCCCCGCCGACGGCGACGCTCACGTTGCCGGTGCTCCCTGACCCGTACGCCGCGACCGAAGGACACGCGTAA
- a CDS encoding trans-sulfuration enzyme family protein: protein MTVRPDKHAPQSLAESSRAVHAGNDIDPGTGAVRTPIVMANSYALPDDPSTISWSGTDVPLYTRNSGVNQLGLQRKLALLEHGEDAVALASGVAALHAVFFTLLRTGDHVVVSDVAYEATFKLFRELLPDKYGITATFVDTSDPAAVAAALRPETRLVHVEAIANPTTRVADIAAIAAITRAAGVLLSVDSTFTPPPVLRPLDLGADLVVHSLTKYINGHGDAMGGAVIGSSTLVQRIKSEAMVDVGGVISPFNAWLIMRGSVTLPLRLRQHTESAQLVAEFLAADPRIAYVAYPGLPTHPQHELAVRQFQHGFGGMLAFAVTGDADAQNRFVARLRVITSAVSLGHDESLIVHVSGSGARAAYCPEEFQRLGHLRLSVGLEDAADLIGDLAAALDETFA, encoded by the coding sequence ATGACGGTTCGACCAGACAAGCATGCGCCGCAGTCCCTCGCCGAGTCCAGCCGCGCCGTGCACGCGGGCAACGACATCGACCCCGGCACAGGTGCGGTGCGCACCCCGATCGTCATGGCGAACTCGTACGCGCTCCCCGACGACCCCTCGACGATCAGCTGGTCGGGCACCGATGTTCCCCTCTACACCCGCAACAGCGGCGTCAACCAGCTCGGCCTGCAGCGTAAGTTGGCGCTCCTGGAGCACGGCGAGGACGCCGTGGCACTGGCCAGCGGCGTCGCCGCGCTGCACGCCGTGTTCTTCACCTTACTGCGCACGGGTGATCATGTCGTCGTCTCGGATGTCGCCTACGAGGCCACCTTCAAGCTCTTCCGCGAGCTCCTGCCCGACAAGTACGGCATCACGGCGACGTTCGTGGACACGAGCGACCCGGCGGCCGTCGCGGCGGCCCTCCGCCCCGAGACCCGCCTGGTGCACGTGGAGGCCATCGCCAACCCGACCACCCGGGTTGCCGACATCGCCGCGATCGCGGCCATCACCCGGGCGGCCGGCGTCCTGCTGTCGGTCGATTCGACGTTCACCCCGCCACCGGTGCTGCGTCCGCTCGATCTCGGCGCCGACCTCGTCGTGCACTCCCTCACCAAGTACATCAACGGCCACGGGGATGCCATGGGAGGGGCCGTGATCGGCTCCAGCACGTTGGTGCAGCGGATCAAGTCCGAGGCGATGGTGGACGTCGGCGGGGTGATCAGCCCGTTCAACGCCTGGTTGATCATGCGCGGGTCGGTCACGTTGCCGCTGCGGTTGCGCCAGCACACCGAGAGCGCCCAACTGGTCGCGGAGTTCCTGGCCGCCGACCCGCGGATCGCATATGTCGCCTACCCGGGGTTGCCGACGCATCCGCAGCATGAGCTGGCCGTTCGCCAGTTCCAGCACGGGTTCGGGGGCATGCTCGCCTTCGCCGTGACGGGCGACGCCGACGCCCAGAACCGGTTCGTGGCCCGGCTCCGGGTGATCACCTCCGCCGTCTCCCTCGGCCACGACGAGAGCCTGATCGTGCATGTGTCGGGCAGCGGGGCGCGGGCCGCCTACTGCCCGGAGGAATTCCAGCGGCTCGGGCACCTGCGGCTCTCGGTGGGGCTGGAGGACGCCGCCGACCTGATCGGGGATCTCGCGGCCGCCCTCGACGAGACCTTCGCCTGA
- a CDS encoding LLM class flavin-dependent oxidoreductase has protein sequence MAPTLELGLDTFGDVTYAPDGTLLSHAQVLRNVVAEAVLADQVGLSFFGIGEHHREDFAVSAPEVVLAAIAGQTSTIKLGSAVTVLSSDDPVRVFQRFATLDAVSNGRAEVILGRGSFTESFPLFGLELSDYEQLFEEKLELFTELLKEEPVTWTGTTRGSLTDQRVFPPTESGSIRTWIGVGGSPQSVVRAAHYGLPLMLAIIGGEPLAFAQFTDLYHRALDQFGRERLPIGEHSPGYVAATDEQAREEMWPHYRAMQDRIGRERGWGPATKARFEQDAGPDGALFVGSPQTVATKIAKMATGLSLSRFDLKYSLGTLSHEKLMNSIELYGTEVAPIVHELMA, from the coding sequence ATGGCACCGACACTGGAATTGGGTCTCGACACGTTCGGCGACGTCACGTACGCCCCCGACGGAACCCTGCTCAGCCACGCGCAGGTACTGCGGAACGTGGTGGCCGAGGCGGTACTTGCCGACCAGGTGGGCCTGAGCTTCTTCGGCATCGGTGAGCACCACCGGGAGGACTTCGCCGTCTCCGCCCCCGAGGTCGTCCTCGCCGCGATCGCCGGGCAGACCTCCACCATCAAGCTCGGCTCCGCCGTCACCGTGCTCAGCTCCGACGACCCGGTGCGGGTCTTCCAGCGCTTCGCCACCCTCGACGCCGTCTCAAATGGTCGAGCAGAAGTGATCCTCGGTCGCGGCTCCTTCACTGAGTCGTTTCCGCTGTTCGGCCTGGAGCTGAGCGACTACGAGCAGCTGTTCGAGGAGAAGCTCGAGCTCTTCACCGAACTGCTCAAGGAGGAGCCGGTCACCTGGACCGGTACCACCAGGGGCTCCCTGACCGACCAGCGAGTGTTCCCGCCCACCGAGTCGGGCAGCATCCGCACCTGGATCGGCGTGGGCGGCAGCCCGCAGTCTGTGGTGCGCGCCGCCCATTACGGCCTGCCCCTGATGCTCGCGATCATCGGCGGCGAACCGTTGGCGTTCGCCCAGTTCACCGACCTGTACCACCGCGCCCTCGACCAGTTCGGTCGCGAGCGGCTGCCCATCGGCGAGCACTCGCCCGGCTACGTGGCCGCGACCGACGAGCAGGCCCGCGAGGAGATGTGGCCGCACTACCGGGCCATGCAGGACCGCATCGGCCGCGAGCGCGGCTGGGGACCGGCCACCAAGGCCCGCTTCGAGCAGGACGCCGGACCCGACGGCGCGCTGTTCGTCGGATCGCCCCAGACCGTCGCCACCAAGATCGCCAAGATGGCCACCGGGCTGTCCTTGTCCCGGTTCGACCTGAAGTACAGCCTGGGCACCCTGTCGCACGAGAAGCTCATGAACAGTATCGAGCTCTACGGCACCGAGGTGGCCCCGATCGTGCACGAACTCATGGCCTGA
- the treY gene encoding malto-oligosyltrehalose synthase, with amino-acid sequence MIVPVSTYRLQITSAFDLDAAAAVLDYVTALGADWIYLSPLLTAEAGSDHGYDVTDHGTVDPARGGPEALARLSEQATTAGRGILVDIVPNHMGVNTPQDNAWWWDLLKLGRESRYAEAFDVDWPAGHDRVLLPVLGDGDAELEKLTVVGDELHYYDNRFPLAPGTADDGANATVVHDRQHYELVNWRRADADLNYRRFFAVNTLAGLRVEVPWVFDESHREILRWVRTGAVQGLRVDHPDGLADPGGYLDRLQAAMGGRYLLVEKILEGREQLPSNWSTDGTTGYDALADFDRVLVDPAGQERLDALEAALQAELSGADAPVSWSELVYTGKRAIADTILQSEVRRLDRLIPEVPDAVDALSELVAWFPVYRSYLPVGRHELDTAVRLARQRRPDLDATISALLPILTDPDHPAAVRFQQTSGMVMAKGVEDTAYYRYSRLTSLNEVGADPSEFAVPVDEFHRRQQTRLAVSPASQTTLSTHDTKRAEDVRSRISVIAELPDEWAAVLGTLRGLAPLGDAPFENLLWQAVVGSWPASTDRLIGYAEKASREANLSTTWTAPNEEFENAMRDLVRSLAEPGPLRDTVTAFVDRIRQAGWSNSLALKLIQLTAPGVPDVYQGSELWETSLVDPDNRRPVDYGMRREYLARVTAGWLPPVDETGAAKLLVTTRALRLRRDRPDLFRRHAPVEAFGSAAAHVVAFDRGGAVTVATRLPVALARTGWGDTTIMLAGHAWQDTLTGAHVAGGEVRLADLLARYPVALLIPASATQPESAATEEVAP; translated from the coding sequence ATGATCGTTCCCGTCTCCACTTATCGCCTGCAGATCACGTCGGCCTTCGACCTGGATGCGGCGGCAGCCGTGCTCGATTACGTCACCGCACTGGGCGCCGACTGGATCTACCTCTCACCGCTGCTCACCGCCGAGGCGGGGTCCGATCACGGCTACGACGTGACCGACCACGGCACCGTCGACCCGGCCAGGGGCGGGCCCGAAGCGCTCGCGCGGCTCTCCGAGCAGGCCACGACCGCCGGCCGGGGCATCCTGGTCGACATCGTGCCCAACCACATGGGGGTGAACACCCCCCAGGACAACGCCTGGTGGTGGGACCTGCTGAAGCTCGGCCGGGAGTCGCGCTATGCGGAGGCCTTCGACGTGGACTGGCCGGCCGGCCACGACCGGGTGCTGCTTCCGGTGCTCGGAGACGGCGACGCCGAGCTGGAGAAGCTCACCGTCGTCGGCGACGAACTGCACTACTACGACAACCGGTTCCCGCTGGCCCCGGGGACCGCCGACGACGGCGCGAACGCCACGGTCGTCCACGACCGGCAGCACTACGAACTGGTGAACTGGCGCCGCGCCGACGCCGATCTCAACTACCGGCGGTTCTTCGCGGTGAACACCCTCGCCGGCCTCCGCGTCGAGGTGCCGTGGGTCTTCGACGAATCCCACCGCGAGATCCTGCGCTGGGTGCGCACCGGAGCGGTGCAGGGCCTGCGGGTGGACCACCCGGACGGCCTGGCCGACCCGGGCGGCTACCTCGATCGTCTGCAGGCCGCGATGGGCGGCCGCTACCTCCTCGTGGAGAAGATCCTCGAGGGTCGTGAGCAGCTGCCCAGCAACTGGTCGACCGACGGCACCACGGGCTATGACGCCCTCGCCGACTTCGACCGGGTCCTCGTCGACCCGGCGGGCCAGGAACGACTCGACGCCCTCGAAGCGGCTCTGCAGGCCGAGCTGAGCGGCGCCGACGCCCCGGTTTCCTGGAGCGAACTGGTCTACACCGGCAAACGGGCCATCGCGGACACGATCCTGCAGAGCGAGGTGCGCCGCCTGGACCGGCTGATCCCCGAGGTGCCCGACGCTGTCGACGCCCTGTCGGAACTGGTCGCCTGGTTCCCGGTGTACCGCTCCTACCTGCCCGTCGGCCGACACGAGCTGGACACCGCGGTGCGCTTGGCCCGGCAGCGCCGGCCAGACCTGGACGCTACCATCAGCGCGCTGCTGCCCATTCTCACCGACCCCGACCACCCGGCTGCAGTGCGGTTCCAACAGACCTCCGGCATGGTCATGGCCAAGGGCGTCGAAGACACCGCCTACTACCGCTACAGCCGGCTCACCTCGCTCAATGAGGTCGGCGCGGACCCGAGCGAGTTCGCGGTGCCGGTGGACGAGTTCCACCGCCGCCAGCAGACCCGCCTGGCCGTCTCGCCCGCGTCCCAGACCACGCTGTCCACCCACGACACCAAACGTGCGGAGGATGTGCGCAGCCGCATCTCGGTCATCGCCGAGCTTCCGGACGAGTGGGCCGCTGTGCTCGGCACGCTGCGCGGGCTGGCTCCGCTCGGCGACGCGCCCTTCGAGAACCTGCTCTGGCAGGCCGTCGTCGGCTCCTGGCCGGCGTCGACGGATCGCCTCATCGGCTACGCGGAGAAGGCGTCCAGGGAAGCCAACCTCTCCACCACCTGGACCGCGCCGAACGAGGAGTTCGAGAACGCCATGCGCGACCTCGTCCGCAGCCTGGCCGAACCCGGTCCGCTGCGCGACACCGTCACCGCGTTCGTCGACAGGATCCGGCAGGCCGGTTGGAGCAACTCCCTCGCGCTCAAGCTGATCCAGCTCACCGCCCCCGGCGTGCCCGACGTCTACCAGGGCAGCGAGCTCTGGGAGACGTCCCTCGTCGACCCCGACAACCGCCGCCCCGTCGACTACGGGATGCGCCGGGAGTACCTGGCCCGGGTCACCGCGGGCTGGCTGCCGCCGGTGGATGAGACGGGCGCGGCCAAGCTGCTGGTCACCACCCGTGCGCTCCGGCTGCGACGGGATCGACCGGACCTGTTCCGCCGACACGCTCCCGTCGAGGCCTTCGGCTCGGCCGCCGCCCACGTCGTGGCCTTCGACCGGGGCGGCGCCGTCACGGTGGCCACCCGGCTGCCGGTGGCCCTGGCCCGCACCGGTTGGGGCGACACCACGATCATGCTCGCCGGCCATGCCTGGCAGGACACCCTCACCGGCGCCCACGTCGCCGGAGGAGAGGTGCGGCTGGCCGACCTGCTCGCGCGCTACCCGGTGGCACTGCTCATCCCCGCATCCGCCACCCAGCCCGAATCCGCCGCCACCGAGGAGGTCGCCCCGTGA
- a CDS encoding sensor histidine kinase: MLSTGARTDRTDDPELRLAARRLAMQFTGLIVVLLLLVGGLVLGIVSAGQQEASDQELRNSASIDSPDEAPDGVYLIVVDDGRLRTSRDLPAQLPDEDALRSVAETGKPVESSVSIDGHDYRVLTSQDGPHLTQVAVDQHQRDEERGRLILALSVSGILAAVAAWFLATWMARRAMQPLAEALALQRRFVADASHELRTPLTVLSTRAQMLRRRLPALTGPDDDGAPGASAQIRGQVDEIVQDSRMLTEILEDLLIAADPREVLEQQPLDIAALADEAVASLRPAAEHQNLTLERTGSAAPVMVNGARIALHRLFTALVSNAVDHAVHSVRVDVQIVGANAVIRVSDDGPGFPAGTDARAFERFASTRAGVPAGAAAPTAAVADADADAAAPRHYGLGLALVAEVAARHGGSVSIEPLSGRGATVAVSLPARR; encoded by the coding sequence ATGCTGTCAACCGGCGCGCGGACGGACCGCACGGACGATCCTGAGCTGCGCCTGGCCGCGCGGCGTCTCGCCATGCAGTTCACCGGCCTCATTGTGGTCCTGCTGCTTCTCGTGGGCGGGCTCGTGCTGGGCATCGTCAGCGCGGGCCAGCAGGAGGCATCCGATCAGGAGCTGCGCAACAGCGCCTCGATCGACTCCCCGGACGAGGCTCCCGACGGCGTCTACCTCATCGTCGTCGACGACGGCAGGCTCCGCACCTCCCGGGACCTGCCCGCCCAACTTCCCGACGAGGACGCCCTGCGGTCCGTCGCCGAGACCGGGAAGCCCGTGGAGAGTTCCGTGAGCATCGACGGACACGACTACCGGGTGCTCACCAGCCAGGACGGTCCGCACCTCACCCAGGTGGCCGTCGACCAGCACCAACGTGATGAGGAACGGGGCCGGCTGATCCTGGCACTCTCCGTGTCCGGCATCCTGGCTGCCGTCGCCGCGTGGTTCCTGGCCACCTGGATGGCGCGGCGCGCTATGCAGCCCCTGGCCGAGGCCCTCGCCCTCCAGCGCAGGTTCGTCGCCGACGCCAGTCACGAACTCCGCACCCCGCTCACGGTCCTCAGCACCAGAGCCCAGATGTTACGGCGCCGGCTCCCGGCGCTGACCGGGCCCGACGACGACGGAGCCCCGGGAGCATCGGCCCAGATTCGCGGACAGGTCGACGAGATCGTGCAGGATTCACGGATGCTCACCGAAATCCTCGAAGACCTGTTGATCGCGGCCGATCCGCGCGAGGTCCTCGAGCAGCAGCCGCTGGACATCGCCGCACTCGCCGACGAAGCGGTCGCCTCGTTGAGGCCGGCCGCCGAGCACCAGAACCTTACGCTGGAGCGCACCGGGTCCGCCGCCCCGGTCATGGTGAACGGCGCGAGAATCGCCCTGCACCGGCTGTTCACGGCACTGGTGTCCAACGCCGTGGACCATGCCGTGCACAGCGTGCGGGTGGACGTGCAGATCGTCGGCGCGAACGCGGTCATCCGGGTCAGCGACGACGGTCCCGGTTTCCCCGCCGGCACGGACGCGCGCGCCTTCGAACGATTCGCCAGCACCCGTGCCGGGGTACCGGCGGGCGCCGCCGCGCCCACAGCCGCGGTCGCAGATGCAGATGCAGATGCAGCCGCTCCACGGCACTACGGCCTGGGCCTCGCCCTGGTCGCCGAGGTGGCGGCACGGCACGGCGGCTCCGTCTCCATTGAGCCGCTCAGCGGCAGAGGGGCGACCGTGGCCGTGTCCCTTCCGGCCCGGCGCTGA
- a CDS encoding ABC-F family ATP-binding cassette domain-containing protein, translated as MTATLVAKGLAGGYAHRTLFDSLDLTVAPGDVVGVVGVNGAGKSTLLRLLAGIDEPSSGSVSLSPADAFVGWLPQEHERVPGETVSEYIARRTGCAEATREMDVAAAALAEPAAPGGPDPADVYSHALDRWLASGAADLDDRVPGVLHDLGLTLDADVAADAPMTALSGGQVARVGLAALLLSRFDIVLLDEPTNDLDLDGLERLESFVRGLRGGVVLVSHDREFLSRSVTRVLELDLAQNANRVFGGGYDSYLEERETARRQKRAAFDEFADKKADLVGRARIQREWSSQGVRNAMKKAPDNDKIRRKASAESSEKQAQKVRQMESRIKRLDEVDEPRKEWKLEFTIGPAPRSSTVVSVLNDAIVRQGDFVFGPVSLQVNAGERIGITGPNGAGKTTLLRALLGRRVPDAGSASMGTSVAIGEIDQARASVTGDQSLVTIFEERLPDLAAGEIRTLLAKFGLTADHVNRPADALSPGERTRAGLALLQATGVNLLVLDEPTNHLDLAAIEQLEQALDSYTGTLLLVTHDRRMLSTVRLDRHWAVEAGQVVETSAAASAAR; from the coding sequence ATGACCGCAACACTCGTCGCCAAGGGCCTGGCCGGCGGCTACGCCCACCGCACACTGTTCGACTCCCTCGACCTCACCGTCGCGCCCGGAGACGTCGTGGGCGTGGTGGGGGTGAACGGTGCCGGCAAGTCCACCCTCCTGCGCCTGCTGGCCGGGATCGACGAGCCCTCGTCCGGCAGCGTCTCGCTCTCACCGGCGGATGCCTTCGTGGGCTGGCTGCCGCAGGAACACGAGCGAGTGCCCGGCGAGACCGTCTCGGAGTACATCGCCCGGCGCACCGGATGCGCCGAGGCCACCCGGGAGATGGACGTCGCGGCTGCCGCTCTCGCCGAACCGGCCGCACCCGGCGGCCCTGACCCCGCCGACGTCTACTCGCACGCCCTCGACCGATGGCTGGCCAGCGGTGCGGCCGATCTCGACGACAGGGTGCCGGGTGTCCTGCACGACCTCGGCCTCACGCTGGACGCCGATGTCGCCGCGGACGCCCCGATGACGGCGCTGTCCGGCGGCCAGGTCGCGCGGGTGGGCCTGGCGGCGCTGCTGCTGTCCAGGTTTGACATCGTCCTCCTCGACGAACCCACCAACGACCTCGACCTCGACGGCCTCGAGCGGCTCGAGTCCTTCGTGCGAGGCCTCCGCGGCGGTGTCGTGCTCGTCAGCCACGACCGCGAGTTCCTGTCGCGTTCCGTGACGCGGGTACTCGAATTGGATCTGGCCCAGAACGCCAACCGGGTCTTCGGCGGCGGGTACGACTCGTACCTCGAGGAACGCGAAACGGCCCGCCGGCAGAAGCGGGCCGCGTTCGACGAATTCGCCGACAAGAAGGCCGACCTGGTCGGCCGCGCCCGCATCCAGCGCGAGTGGTCGAGCCAGGGCGTGCGCAACGCCATGAAGAAGGCGCCGGACAACGACAAGATCCGCCGCAAGGCCTCCGCCGAGTCCAGTGAGAAGCAGGCCCAGAAGGTCCGTCAGATGGAGAGCCGAATCAAGAGGCTCGACGAGGTCGACGAACCGCGCAAGGAATGGAAGCTCGAGTTCACGATCGGCCCGGCCCCCCGGTCGAGCACCGTCGTGTCGGTCCTCAACGACGCGATCGTGCGGCAGGGCGACTTCGTCTTCGGCCCCGTGTCGCTGCAGGTCAATGCGGGGGAGCGCATCGGCATCACGGGGCCGAACGGCGCGGGCAAGACCACCCTGCTGCGGGCGCTGCTGGGCCGTCGCGTCCCCGATGCCGGGTCGGCGAGCATGGGCACGAGCGTCGCGATCGGGGAGATCGACCAGGCACGGGCCAGTGTCACCGGTGACCAGAGCCTGGTGACCATCTTCGAGGAGCGCCTGCCCGACCTGGCCGCCGGAGAGATCCGCACCCTGCTGGCCAAGTTCGGGCTGACCGCCGATCACGTCAACCGGCCGGCCGACGCCCTCTCGCCCGGCGAGCGCACACGCGCGGGACTCGCCCTGCTCCAGGCCACCGGCGTCAACCTGCTGGTGCTCGACGAGCCCACCAACCACCTGGACCTGGCCGCGATCGAACAGCTCGAGCAGGCCCTGGACTCCTACACGGGTACGCTGCTGCTGGTGACGCACGACCGACGGATGCTGTCCACTGTGCGCCTCGACAGGCACTGGGCGGTCGAGGCCGGCCAGGTCGTCGAGACCAGCGCCGCCGCATCCGCTGCGCGCTGA